In Porphyromonas cangingivalis, a genomic segment contains:
- a CDS encoding trypsin-like serine peptidase, whose amino-acid sequence MTQKENSLRKTNRELFISSDDEPTASRGKVAFEDKDEKYVSAEFVAYPRTEVKKAKSTPRAIIPKNRPSMEAVIGEDERELVIPENFPFTAICALRIKTRTGATYIGTGYFVSPRVILTAGHCVYIHSAGGWAEAVEVSPARNGKDAPFGSVIAKKFYALDAWKKRQDSNSDFGIIVLPEDCPLGTRTGHFECKTLRLNADYKKHLLHISGYPGDKGGKQQWYMSGMGECQGRLLKYDIDTMGGQSGSPVWICVDGQYHAVGVHTMGNPNMGNFATRINRTIMKIVESIKKANP is encoded by the coding sequence ATGACACAAAAAGAAAACTCTTTGAGAAAGACAAACCGTGAATTATTCATTTCCAGTGATGATGAGCCCACCGCTTCGCGTGGCAAGGTGGCTTTCGAGGACAAGGATGAGAAGTATGTAAGTGCAGAATTTGTCGCTTACCCTCGCACCGAAGTGAAGAAGGCAAAGAGCACTCCTCGTGCCATCATCCCCAAAAACCGTCCATCCATGGAAGCTGTCATAGGCGAGGATGAGAGAGAGCTCGTCATCCCCGAAAATTTCCCTTTCACTGCGATCTGCGCCCTCCGGATCAAGACACGCACGGGTGCCACCTACATAGGCACCGGCTACTTCGTGTCGCCCCGTGTCATCCTCACTGCAGGACACTGTGTGTACATCCATTCGGCGGGGGGCTGGGCAGAGGCCGTAGAGGTCTCTCCGGCTCGTAATGGCAAAGATGCTCCGTTCGGCTCGGTGATCGCAAAGAAGTTTTACGCCCTCGATGCGTGGAAGAAGAGACAGGACAGCAATTCCGACTTTGGGATCATCGTATTACCCGAAGATTGTCCTTTGGGCACTCGCACAGGCCATTTCGAATGCAAAACACTGAGGCTGAACGCAGACTACAAAAAACACCTCCTCCATATCTCGGGCTACCCGGGCGACAAGGGCGGTAAGCAACAGTGGTACATGTCGGGCATGGGGGAGTGTCAGGGACGGTTGCTCAAGTATGACATCGACACGATGGGGGGACAAAGCGGTTCGCCCGTGTGGATATGCGTAGACGGACAGTACCATGCTGTCGGTGTACACACGATGGGCAATCCCAACATGGGCAACTTCGCCACCCGGATCAACCGCACCATCATGAAGATCGTTGAGAGTATCAAAAAAGCCAATCCCTGA